In a single window of the Nicotiana tomentosiformis chromosome 8, ASM39032v3, whole genome shotgun sequence genome:
- the LOC138897623 gene encoding uncharacterized protein, giving the protein MQYEIRFLELAHHAIWWVPTDRERIRRFIDGLTYQLQLLMSREGVYGATFDEVVDIARQIEMVSGQERVETEAKRPRGHCRFSGTPSRAQSPSHAPSAQGSSVSGPSGGYSSALGSLQSPVASRGCFKFGDLDHIKRYCPRLTGGSSQQKSQPSITTPVPPPAQPARGGAQSVRGRSREGGISGGGQARFYALPSRQDAIVSDAVIISIVSVCHRDASVLFDPGSIYSYVSSYFAHFLVMPRASLVSSVHVPTHVGDTIVMDYVYRSCAVTIRGLETIVDLFLPSMVDFDLILGMDWLSLCHAVLNCHAKI; this is encoded by the exons ATGCAGTATGAGATTCGATTCTTAGAGTTGGCTCATCATGCTATCTGGTgggttcccacagatagggagaggatcaggaggtttatagatggcctcacttatcaatTGCAATTGCTTATGAGCAGAGAGGGAGTgtatggtgctacttttgatgaggttgtcgacattgctcggcagattgagatggttagcggtcaggagagggttgaaacagaggccaagaggcctcgtggacattGTAGATTTAGTGGTACTCCTTCTAGGG CTCAGAGTCcgtctcatgcaccttcagcccAGGGTTCATCCGTGTCAGGTCCTTCTGGCGGTTATTCCAGTGCTCTaggttcccttcagtccccagtgGCCAGTAGAGGTTGCTTTAAGTTTGGGGATTTGGATCATATAAAGAGGTATTGTCCACGCCTGACAGGAGGTTCATCTCAGCAGAAGAGTCAGCCTTCGATTACAACACCAGTTCCTCCACCCGcgcaaccagctaggggtggagcccagtcagttaggggtcgctCGAGAGAGGGAGGTATATCGGGGGGTGGCcaagcccgtttctatgctcttccttcCAGACAAGATGCTATTgtttcagatgctgtgattataaGTATTGTCTctgtttgtcacagagatgcctctgtattattcgaccctggttccatttattcatatgtttcctcgtattttgctcatttcctggttatgccccgtgcgtctttagtttcatctgttcatgtaccTACtcatgtgggtgatactattgttatggactatgtatatcggtcatgtgcggTGACcattaggggtctggagaccataGTGGATCTTTTCTTGcccagtatggtcgattttgatttgatattgggtatggattggttgtctctatgtcatgctgttctaAATTGTCACGCTAAAATTTAG